TAAAGTGTTTcctaaagtattaatttcttcaaaaGACCTGACACCAAAACCCGAACTGTAGTGTGTATATGAAGAGtttatttgcaaaaacagataactccatttttatgaattctcacaaatcatgttttttttattgtgcattccaATTAATAACAATCAAACTGCAGTTGGGCTGTTTTGATTAAGTAATGATAACTCTAAAAAATATaggtaaattaaaaaattaaaattcattgaaagtatgttttatatatatattaaaagtttgttttttagcaaaagcagataactccaacagtcgttttttggcaaaagcagataactccacatttcatgtttcatagttaaacaaaacccaagtaattgcatttaaaacactCTCAAACACACGTGtgcacacaaacgcacacacacacccacccacccacgcgcgcgcacacacacacacacacacacacacacacacacaaacagatcggcacacacatacacacacacacacacacgcgcgcgcgcacgctctctctctctcaaacacacacacacacacacacacacacagatcggcacacaagtacacacacacgcactaaTCCACACACGCAcgtgcgcgcgcgcgcacacacacacacaagcaaaaGGACAACCAATTTTTCAGCATGTAAGTCGTGTATGGTGTACAAGGACTTACAGGAGTCGAAATCATAAATCCTCGATCACTTTTAGAGAGCTTTGATAAAACTTCCCTCAGCTAGCGCgtctttttgaagtgactagaagccttgtcacctgacctgaatactGCGCGCTGATTCGCTAAAACGGACTTATTGGTTTCTGTCTGTACACAAACAAGGGCGCTTGTCGGCTTCTGCTGTAAAACGTGAACTTGCGATGCCTGAAAGTGGGCAAAACCGGCTCTTCTGACAAAATGGATTTAGGGTACAGAACGTGctatatatggagaataatgcacagcacttagttcatttttttttaaaaatggcgtttatcggtttttgcaaatgaactcttcatATGTTCCGGCAAATTTGTTTTCAAAGcttttagttaacattaacatgAATTGGAAATGTATAAATTAGAAATGTGTCTCTGATCTtgaacacaacatttattttcttttataataacacacacagCTGAATAGTGTACAATAAGGCCAGGGAagtctaataaaaaaaaagtaaatagggtcaaattttatttcatgttgactttaagacAGATTTTCTAATGTGAACCAGATTTGAGTGGCTCAGACACTTATTTAATATGTGACACTTCACTTGTCACttgtttatttagatttttttgtcttgtcttAGTAAGGCTTTACATATAAAAagaatattttgaatttatgcAAATTTATGATTTCTAAATGAGCACTCGTTCAGCAGAAAAAGCCTGTGTAAAAACAATAGTTTCATTATGACACAACACACCACACATTTTCCATATGCTttctctgaatttttttttttccatagaagagtttattcaacatattttaatttgacataacattacttagttGACTATAGTGTTGTTTTAGTGTGTGTATAAATGCTTATTtcttatgtgtttgtgtttgtcctTCCCTATAGGTGTGACAGCATCTCTAACTCTGAACGCTCCTTTGAGCAGAGCTCGTCTGAGTACACCGAGGATGTTTTTAGCCCCACCCCACGCATTGACTCCTCCCCTTTTCTTTTGGCTGGGGTGTCCGAGCCCCCATTCAGTGCCCCCTGTGGtccactctctctctcctcctctctttCGTCCTGCCTCTCATCTCCTATCTCTCTACGCCGTCCACCGGACATTTTCAGATTCGACCGACCCTTCTGTGTGACATCAGACCCACAGACGCCTCCTCCCCTCCCGCCCAAACCCACACACCTGTCCGATCACCCCAGTAACGATGATACCGGCCGTAATCAAACACAACCTGCTCTCCTCCCTCGCAGGACGTCACTTTCAGGAATAGACCACTTTAGGAAAGGTgaacatacacacaaatacacacaacaaATATTATCAATGACATCCCCACACACACatctttttttctccaaaacatctccataaaatgtattatattttatattttattattatactatATCTTTTTTTCAGGAGAGTTTGACAATGCTGGAAGACACTGGAACAAACGTCTAAGCCTCAACCTGGTAAagaaatattcaaatataaaatagtcAAATGAGCCTGGTAAAAGTTAAACATACACAGTAAATAAGCATCAATTTGAATATTCACTGCCAGAAACCACATGTATCATAGTTTGTCTCTCTCTGTATCTCGGCTATTTCTAGCCGATATTTCTGAATACCACAGTTACTGAAAACCACTGTGAGGATTCATATGTGCCCATGGCCTCCCCACCAATCAGCTGCTCTAATGTCACTTCAGACGGCTACATACCCATGAGTCCCTCCACCCTGCCTGTCTCCCTACTGACCAACGGCAAAACAGAGCTGCCCTCACCTTCGAATCCCGACCTTGAGCCTCCTCCTGTCGACCGCAACCTTAAACCAAAAAGACCAAAAAAGGGTAAATGTTTTCAGGTTAAAAATGTAGTAAACGTTTACCAGTTTCAAAGCACATGGTactaaaaaatcattaaaagttTTGTGATTGTAGTAATCATTAGTAATCCATATCATGACTTGTAGCCTTTAGACTAAATGATTTAATTAGGAAATAAGATTTACATGCCCCAAAATAGCATGTAATAGCATATACACTACATGGTCAAATGTATGAGGACACCaccttttaattttcatttatctTTGGCTACATCAGATACATCTACTCCTAACACATTTGCTAAATATATACTGTGCCAATGACTAATATCTAGTTAAAAAACAGGATGTGATGTCATAGTTTtagtacactcttaaaaataaaggtttcaaaaggaggtttcataaaaatgtcataGAATTCCCTAAAAAACATTCAGttcttaaagctgctgtctgtaactttttttggttaaaaatgatccaaaatcaatatttgagcatgtacataaccagccagtgttcaaaactatctccttaccttagcccgattcacaacagtaagcttctaataatgatttataattcGGGTGGTACTtgcgtcacgtctgtttacataaagaatgagtcccagctagtaggctatatcacaTGTGAggcagatcatttatagcctttctcacagcagctgcaataattaaacttagaATTTTGATGacggattgtatggtatgacaaattaacattagagattttgagaacaaagtataataatttgcacggttttaCGTGATATgagatcgttagatttaatcaccactgGCAGCACGATTTACtgtaattcttttttttcctcagtcagaacaaaagtggcagacatgttacttgttcagatgacattctctggtgaaaattcttattttggtcatgcttccaagactacaatctgtgattccgaagtacagtatccacaccgatgtggtgattgacagcaaacattagattcacaGATAATAAttctgcaggtttcaaacagagatggcgacaaagaggcaaaattaCGGACTACAGCTTTAAAAGAaagctttaaatattttagtatGAAGTAATagtatgaagatttttttttccactataaagattCTTTTGTACAATGGAAAGCTCCATATTCTTCATAGAGCcctcaatgccaataaagaatctttatttttaagaatgtattATTAAGGAGCTATGGAGCCCTTAAAGGGACATGctgaaggaaaaaaatatgaggTGGGAGGTAAAACTATttgtcaatgcttttgcattctcttgcaaatgttttgcattcccctgagaaactcACAAAAAACATTGCAAAAAGTTTTGCAGGCCAACGCAACaattcttgggggaacgcaaacatttgcgagagaatgcaaaagcattgacaaacataatttttcctcccatctcatatgttttttccattaccatgccactttaggggctctgtatattttaaatgatataatGTGTTGTGTTAGCTGTAACTGCTGCCATGAAGCAATTTCATTATCTGGAATATCATGATTTTAGTTAgctacatcagaaaaagaaaatagaGAAATGGAAAAGATGATCTCATGCGAGGAGGGGTGCGAGAAGAGTGACGCATGTTGAAAATGAATATGAGGAAGATGAGATGCAGCAGAGGCTCATGATCTGTGCATCACACAGAAACCATTTCTATTTCAAGATCGAAATTTAAGAGTTGTTTTACGTATGTGTATTGGCAGTCTTGCCTTGAGATTGTAGAGTAAATGAAAAATCGAATTCTGAATTTTGCCACATACTTTGCTGACACTTTTCATAAATCAAATGGTTACcctgattttcattttcatatacagccaaaccaaaatgtattcagacaccttgaacatttcactcattattacagtttattcactatagtttaaaaaatggtaataaaatatgacaagatctcagagttaagcTGTGTTAATTGTCAGATAaaacttaagcaaaacatggtcaggtcaaagtgtctgaataatttttggttccaaatttgtatcagttttactggtagtccactctatgaagaatttttgggtataatatgtcacagtttactttattttgatatcctcacttacataaatgaactacagtgtcctgcacccacttgttaaaaaatatcaaaaatttctgaataatttttggatTGAATGTAAATTTgctaatttatataaaaaatggcAGAATCTGCCTTCCATACAAAGCCACCGCAGAATTAAAGTATGGTCAAATTAGcgtgaacaaaaaaaaagttttattgtcAATTGACAATAATGTAGCAATGTATGAAGCACCTTTCACACAGAAGTCAAATGCAAACCAAGAAGCTTTCTGTTGGTCTGCATGGCGAATTTGCATAACTAACTTGAACCCAATACAGAAAAATACATGGATTCCTAttaaaatgactggatttcgcACTCGAAAAAATCACAGAACAATAGTAAATGTGAGCGCACTTTTAATCATGGATCGTATATAGAAGTGTGCACTGAGCAGCACGCTGgtatttttgtatttcattCTGAATGTCTTtgtgacatattttaaatactttttaaagtGAGCATTTAGGTTTCCCAAGACAAAAGCACAAGAGAGGAAGTGCATGATACTATCAGATTCACAGATCAGGAACTGCAGACAGCATTGTGTCTTGAGTGGAGGCACAGGGTTTCTACAGGTCATGCACCTTCACACAAAGGAAATGCCTCTTTAAACTCagtgaaagtgtgtgtttgtgtgtgttgtgtggaTGACAGAAAAATATATGGAGTGTTTGAGTGTTTTGCAATGTGTTTGGTTTCACAGTTCGACCGCCACCTTTAGACCTACGGGGCCTGTCCACAATTTCTGAATGTCCATTCCACGTTCCTCTCACACGCACAATGACAGAACCCAGGTGAGATTTGCACAACATTGACTTAGGACAAACTCACATTTACAGATCAAAATGAGCTAAAATTGATCCCCTGCAAATGTGTTCTTCTCATCCatttctgtctgtcattctttttagtatttttatctGTCTTATATCTTAGATCAAAGAAATTGTTTGTCTTGACGTTGCTCTTCCTCATATCACCCGATCTTTTTTTCCTGCCTCTGCAAACTCCTCTGCACAAGTGTTTTCTCATTTACATGTTTGTGATGTTTATGAATGACACACTGATGTTTATGTTATTTGTTATTCGTAagatattgttttatatttctatGACTGTATTTgaacgttcatgcgttttgatatcggtttgtttgttttgtctctAGCACATTACTTCAGTGTGTTCCTCTGGACAGGCGGCGGGGATGGGGCTCTGAACAGGAAGGGAGCATCACGCCAACGGTAACGTGTCTTCCTGTTTAAGCCGTCCTCTctcattaataatttattgctctgtttctctttaaaattaGAAAGAGCAAGAAGGCAACAGagggataaaaaaaatgataaaaagacATAATGATAAATCTCTGTAAATTACAAAGGAAATAGCAGAAAATTCAGCATACAGTGCAAACAACAGAAAAACTCACCAAACAAATAATTAAGCAATGCAAACCATTCAATTATGTAAATAatcataatttaacaataagCATAAacgtaaaatatattttaaaaaaattttgtttgggataagtaagattttttgaaaataacaattttaatttaatatttttatttagcaagagtgtattaaattgatcaaaagtgacagttaagacatttatgttacaaaagaattCTATTTCAGCTAAATGTACTTTATATTCATCAGCAAAACAAGCAGCAAAtctaaaataaatgttgttcttttgaactttctattcaccaaagaaaacttccacaaaaaatattaagcagcataactgtaataataataataaacgattcttgagcaccaaatcagcatattagaatgatttctgaaggatcactgaagactggagtaatgatgctgaaaataacaaaatttgCCATTACAAAAATAAGTAGTAACTCTTCTACttctttttgaacaaataaatgcagacttggtgagcaCAAATGTACAGACGTGGACAAAATTGTTGGTACCcttgataaatatgatcaaagatgactaaaaataaatctgcattgtttattcttttgatctttaattcataaaattagcacaAATCGAActtttcattgaaggaaaagaattgaaagtggggggaaaagtcacattatgaaataaatgtttacctacaaaacacgttggccacaattattggcacccttttattcaatactttttgcaacctccttttgccaagataacagctctgagtctgcacctataatgcctgatgaaacacctgacaagagatcagagaccatctctccagatccttcagattcccagctccatgttggtgcttcttctcttcagttcacttcactcattttctttatggttcaggtcagggacgaccatggcagaagcttcattttgttggttttgatgtttgttttggatcttttctcaacaatcttttgctgcacatcagaactaaattctttggtttttctcattgtgatgaatgtttaagggaatttggcctttgtgtttcctcatgtttatactcctgtggaacaggaagtcatggctggacaatttcatgttcatgatcaccctggtgtgctaaaaaaacaaaaatctgtatatgaatgggaatatacttcagagatattttactcataaaaaattctaggggtgccagtaattgtggccaacgtgttctgaagaaaaccatttatttcataatgtgatccccccccccactttcaattcttctCCTTCAATGAAAcaataaacaatgcagatttatttttacagtcatctttgattaTATTTATCAAGGGTACCAACAATTTAGTCCACGTCTGTATGTATTtgtatacataaaatattattgtaatataacGTGTGTCCGTATTAAATGTATTGTGCCTATATCTGTATGTTTTTCCTTTGTTTAGGACTGTCGGCAGATGCTGTTCCCAGCTTGTGATTCTACCCCCTGGATGAGGCCTTCTCAGCTGGATTACTTGTCACTTGACTTCAACTCTGCCTCCCCCTCACCTGTCCAGAAGGTCAGTGGTGGGCATGAAGTAGAAAAAAAGATATCAAACTGTTTCAGAAATACATTTCTCACAAGCATCTAAAGCATTCTAATACAAACTCTCATTTAGTGAGTGTGCATGGGGTTTTAGTGGGCACTGCTATCTGTTGTAGTAATCTTTTCTGTGGCTCTTTCAAACCGAATCTTCAGGCGGCAGTAACAGTGACTCAGTATTTCCTGTCCCAGTGACAGTTGCTTTGCCACCACTCAGCTGTAAACACGACATGGCATAAATATGCCTCCAGATTGATACAGTTCTGCCGTGCTGGTTAGTGTTTTGATTGTTCATATTGCATTATTGATGTTTTCAGAAGCCGCTGCTGGCAGACGAGTACAGGGTGGATTACGTGCAGGTAGACGAGAAGAAGACACAGGCTTTACAAAGCACCAAGATGGAGTGGAAGGATGTCCGTCAGTCAAAAGCCTAAAGCCTTCTGAGGAGGGGGGAATAATccatttaaattattacatgGTTCAAAACTTGACTTGTTTTCATCTCCTACAATTTCAGGTACATGTTGAGTCTTTTACACTGCTGTGAAAGGAGCGAGTTCAGAGCTGGATAAGAAACCTTTAGAAATAAAATGGCAGAATATTTAGGAAATTATTCCAGAATAAAAGACCTCCAGCGCAATTTCTCAAGACTAAAGCTGTTTATTTTGTAGTCCTTAAATCAGGAAGTGAATTAGCATTTTAGATTGGGTTTCCTCTGGAATTTCCTGTGGGTTTTTAGAACTGTGCTATGAGAAAGTATGAGGTTGACTTTACTTTGTTCTACAACATAAATGTCACACCTCATGCctcaaatgtgaaatgttttttttttttttttttttttttaaaagtcccTAACAAGTTGctaggcccattcacaccaaggatgatgACTATAAAGAAAGACACGGTTCTAAAAATCGTTCTCAGTATTAAAGAATAACAGAGTTCACAGCACAGCTATAATGACAACAGCACAGAGAAACGatatcgttggaatcactttGTCCCTGTATACACCTAGTATTAAGAAGcgttttagctggtctaaaacatttttatccaGAATGATTTTATCCACCTGATGAACgacaaaaacattga
This DNA window, taken from Megalobrama amblycephala isolate DHTTF-2021 linkage group LG4, ASM1881202v1, whole genome shotgun sequence, encodes the following:
- the gab3 gene encoding GRB2-associated-binding protein 3; protein product: MSADDVVCTGWLIKSPPEKKLKRFSWRKRWFVLRRGRMSGNPDVLEYYRSKSSRKPIRTIDLQECEVTIEAEVRPTKRQYQNQHLFVVKTTTRIFYLLAKTAEEMNIWVQNIGQICTFGGLNRHAESMDSLNHTPSSQQPSPALSPHVSLVANQDTVTIDSHAVLDRTSESEISPPLDYLFLSQCETGTKSIVRCDSISNSERSFEQSSSEYTEDVFSPTPRIDSSPFLLAGVSEPPFSAPCGPLSLSSSLSSCLSSPISLRRPPDIFRFDRPFCVTSDPQTPPPLPPKPTHLSDHPSNDDTGRNQTQPALLPRRTSLSGIDHFRKGEFDNAGRHWNKRLSLNLPIFLNTTVTENHCEDSYVPMASPPISCSNVTSDGYIPMSPSTLPVSLLTNGKTELPSPSNPDLEPPPVDRNLKPKRPKKVRPPPLDLRGLSTISECPFHVPLTRTMTEPSTLLQCVPLDRRRGWGSEQEGSITPTDCRQMLFPACDSTPWMRPSQLDYLSLDFNSASPSPVQKKPLLADEYRVDYVQVDEKKTQALQSTKMEWKDVRQSKA